The Urbifossiella limnaea genome has a window encoding:
- the glgP gene encoding alpha-glucan family phosphorylase, giving the protein MPGRSIRTYTVLPSIPERLKPLNTLAYNLWWCWNADAVALFRRVNPDLFEMLDHSPIRLLAATSQDRLVELEGDDGFLAHMDRVAAALDHYLKAPTWFREAHGATDGDLKIAYFSAEFGIHESVPVYSGGLGVLAGDHLKSASDLGLPLVGVSLMYREGYFRQYLNVDGWQQERYPENDFFTLPLIPQLDAAGNPVLVSVPLPGRELKLKIWHIQVGRVPLYLLDANIPENRPEDRAITAQLYGGDHHTRIQQEIILGIGGIRALRAVGVVPTVVHMNEGHAAFAALERVRVAMEEHKLDFAAAAEFVKAGTCFTTHTPVPAGNDAFPVVMIDEYLGGYMAAMGVDRAGLLALGRQHPTNDGEPFGMTVLALKLANTSNGVSKLHGSVSRKMWHEIWPGLPADEVPISSITNGVHTQSWLSPEVGQLYDRYLAVQWEAKPTDYAVWKRVEHIPDAELWRTHERGRERLVAFARQRLKAQLKRRGSPPSEVDAADEVLDPDALTIGFARRFATYKRGDLIFRNIERIVKLVNDKDRPVQFIFSGKAHPKDQGGKELIARVVQMARRSELRRRVVFLEDYDMNVARYLVQGVDVWLNNPRRPLEASGTSGMKVPVNGGLNLSILDGWWVEGYDGDNGWAIGAGEEYTDLAYQDEVESRSLYDQIEQDVVPLFYTRGADGLPRGWIRRMKRSIMTCVPVFNTNRMVEEYAERCYLPSHRRYAKLGANHLTAAKALAGWRKRVGGDWGQVRVEGVEAPAGATHRVGGAFPVTVRVQLGSFHPDDVEVQLCYGVLGALGEITEPRAMALLPEGSFSKNGSGAGLVTYAGKVPCSASGQFGFGVRVLPKHADLPHLFEPGLVTWG; this is encoded by the coding sequence ATGCCCGGTCGCTCGATCCGCACGTACACGGTCCTGCCCAGCATCCCGGAGCGTCTCAAGCCTCTCAACACGCTCGCCTACAACCTGTGGTGGTGCTGGAACGCCGACGCCGTCGCGCTGTTCCGCCGCGTCAACCCCGACCTGTTTGAGATGCTCGACCACAGCCCCATCCGGCTGCTGGCCGCCACGTCGCAGGACCGCCTCGTCGAACTGGAAGGGGACGACGGCTTCCTCGCGCACATGGACCGCGTCGCCGCGGCGCTCGACCACTACCTCAAGGCGCCGACCTGGTTCCGCGAGGCGCACGGGGCCACCGACGGCGACCTGAAGATCGCCTACTTCTCGGCCGAGTTCGGGATCCACGAGAGCGTGCCCGTGTACAGCGGCGGCCTCGGCGTCCTCGCCGGCGACCACCTCAAGAGCGCCAGCGACCTCGGCCTGCCGCTCGTCGGCGTCAGCCTCATGTACCGCGAGGGCTACTTCCGCCAGTACCTGAACGTGGACGGCTGGCAGCAGGAGCGCTACCCCGAGAACGACTTCTTCACCCTGCCGCTGATCCCGCAGCTGGACGCCGCCGGCAACCCCGTGCTGGTGTCGGTGCCGCTGCCGGGCCGCGAGCTGAAGCTGAAGATCTGGCACATCCAGGTCGGCCGGGTGCCGCTGTACCTGCTCGACGCCAACATCCCCGAGAACCGCCCCGAGGACCGCGCCATCACGGCGCAGCTGTACGGCGGCGACCACCACACCCGCATCCAGCAGGAGATCATCCTCGGCATCGGCGGCATCCGCGCCCTGCGGGCCGTCGGCGTGGTGCCCACCGTCGTCCACATGAACGAGGGGCACGCCGCGTTCGCCGCCCTGGAGCGCGTCCGCGTGGCGATGGAGGAGCACAAGCTCGACTTCGCGGCCGCCGCCGAGTTCGTCAAGGCCGGCACCTGCTTCACCACCCACACGCCGGTGCCCGCCGGCAACGACGCCTTCCCCGTCGTCATGATCGACGAGTACTTGGGCGGGTACATGGCCGCGATGGGCGTGGACCGCGCCGGCCTGCTCGCGCTCGGCCGCCAGCACCCGACCAACGACGGCGAGCCGTTCGGCATGACCGTGCTCGCGCTCAAGCTGGCCAACACCTCGAACGGCGTGAGCAAGCTGCACGGCAGCGTGTCCCGGAAGATGTGGCACGAAATCTGGCCGGGCCTGCCGGCCGACGAGGTGCCGATCTCCAGCATCACCAACGGCGTCCACACCCAGAGCTGGCTGTCGCCGGAGGTGGGTCAGCTGTACGACCGCTACCTCGCCGTGCAGTGGGAGGCGAAGCCGACGGATTACGCCGTGTGGAAGCGCGTCGAGCACATCCCCGACGCCGAGCTGTGGCGCACCCACGAGCGCGGCCGCGAGCGGCTCGTCGCCTTCGCGCGGCAGCGGCTGAAGGCGCAGCTGAAGCGCCGCGGCTCGCCGCCGAGCGAGGTGGACGCCGCCGACGAGGTGCTCGACCCGGACGCGTTGACGATCGGGTTCGCCCGCCGGTTCGCCACGTACAAGCGCGGCGACCTGATCTTCCGGAACATCGAGCGGATCGTGAAGCTGGTCAACGACAAGGACCGGCCGGTGCAGTTCATCTTCAGCGGCAAGGCCCACCCGAAGGACCAGGGCGGCAAGGAGCTGATCGCCCGCGTCGTGCAGATGGCCCGCCGCTCGGAGCTGCGGCGGCGGGTCGTGTTCCTCGAAGACTACGACATGAACGTCGCCCGGTACCTCGTCCAGGGCGTGGACGTGTGGCTGAACAACCCGCGCCGGCCGCTCGAAGCCTCGGGCACCAGCGGCATGAAGGTGCCGGTGAACGGCGGGCTGAACCTGAGCATCCTCGACGGGTGGTGGGTGGAGGGGTACGACGGCGACAACGGCTGGGCGATCGGCGCCGGCGAGGAGTACACGGACCTGGCGTACCAGGACGAGGTGGAGAGCCGCAGCCTGTACGACCAGATCGAGCAGGACGTGGTGCCGCTGTTCTACACCCGCGGGGCGGACGGCCTGCCGCGCGGCTGGATCCGGCGGATGAAGCGGTCGATCATGACGTGCGTGCCGGTGTTCAACACGAACCGGATGGTGGAGGAGTACGCCGAGCGGTGCTACCTGCCGAGCCACCGCCGGTACGCCAAGCTGGGGGCGAACCACCTGACGGCGGCGAAGGCGTTGGCCGGGTGGCGGAAGCGCGTCGGCGGCGACTGGGGCCAGGTGCGGGTGGAGGGCGTGGAGGCGCCGGCGGGGGCGACGCACCGCGTCGGCGGCGCGTTCCCGGTGACGGTGCGGGTGCAGCTGGGGTCGTTCCACCCGGACGACGTGGAGGTGCAGCTGTGCTACGGCGTGCTGGGCGCGCTGGGCGAGATCACCGAGCCGCGGGCGATGGCGCTGCTGCCGGAGGGGTCGTTCTCGAAGAACGGCTCGGGGGCGGGCCTGGTGACGTACGCCGGGAAGGTGCCGTGCTCGGCGAGCGGGCAGTTCGGGTTCGGGGTGCGGGTGCTGCCGAAGCACGCCGACCTGCCGCACCTGTTCGAGCCCGGCCTGGTGACGTGGGGGTAA
- a CDS encoding UTP--glucose-1-phosphate uridylyltransferase, with protein MTHVPPDLRHRLAAHGQEHVLAGWDALAPADRGALVAQLAGIDLGELDALYRRKDEPHAALPPRHRIAPVPLEAPATAEAVARGEAALRAGAVAALLVAGGQGTRLGSDQPKGMYPVGPVSGATLFRIHAEKVLALSRRYGKPVPLLVMTSPATHAETEAYFRAERFFGLAEPDVVFFQQGTMPAVERATGRLILERPGKLFESPNGHGGTLTALAETGLLADLRTRGVEHVFYFQVDNPLVKVCDPGFVGRHLAAAAEVSSKVVLKEQPGEKVGILAAVDGRCGIIEYSDLPAEMAAEREADGRLRFRAGSPAIHLFSVPFLGRVTGRGGLAYHLARKTVPTAGGEVEALKFELFVFDALPMAERWLTVETPRAEEFAPLKNATGPDSPETVRAALIALHAGWLEAAGVTTHGHAVEVSPLLALDAAELRSKIPPGLAVTGPTHLR; from the coding sequence ATGACCCACGTCCCCCCCGACCTACGGCACCGCCTCGCGGCCCACGGCCAGGAGCACGTCCTCGCCGGCTGGGACGCCCTCGCGCCGGCGGACCGGGGCGCGCTCGTCGCGCAACTCGCCGGCATCGACCTCGGCGAACTGGACGCGCTTTACCGCCGCAAGGACGAGCCGCACGCCGCGCTGCCGCCGCGCCACCGCATCGCCCCCGTGCCGCTCGAAGCGCCGGCGACCGCCGAAGCCGTGGCCCGTGGCGAGGCGGCCCTCCGCGCCGGGGCGGTGGCGGCGCTGCTGGTCGCCGGCGGGCAGGGGACGCGGCTCGGCTCCGACCAGCCGAAGGGGATGTACCCCGTCGGCCCGGTCAGCGGCGCGACCCTGTTCCGGATTCACGCCGAGAAGGTGCTGGCGCTGTCGCGTCGCTACGGCAAGCCGGTCCCGCTGCTGGTCATGACCAGCCCCGCCACCCACGCCGAGACCGAGGCCTACTTCCGCGCCGAGCGCTTCTTCGGGCTCGCGGAACCCGACGTGGTGTTCTTCCAGCAGGGGACGATGCCGGCGGTCGAGCGGGCGACCGGGCGGCTGATCCTGGAGCGGCCGGGCAAACTCTTCGAGAGCCCGAACGGCCACGGCGGCACGCTCACCGCGCTGGCCGAGACCGGACTGCTCGCCGACCTGCGGACGCGCGGCGTGGAGCACGTCTTCTACTTTCAGGTGGACAACCCGCTGGTGAAGGTCTGCGACCCGGGCTTCGTCGGCCGGCACCTCGCGGCCGCGGCCGAGGTGTCGTCGAAGGTGGTCCTCAAGGAGCAGCCGGGCGAGAAGGTCGGCATCCTGGCGGCGGTCGACGGCCGCTGCGGCATCATCGAGTACTCCGACCTGCCGGCGGAGATGGCGGCCGAGCGCGAGGCCGACGGCCGCCTGCGGTTCCGCGCCGGCAGCCCGGCGATTCACCTGTTCTCGGTGCCGTTCCTGGGCCGCGTCACGGGCCGCGGCGGGCTGGCGTACCACCTGGCGCGCAAGACGGTGCCGACGGCCGGCGGCGAGGTCGAGGCGCTGAAGTTCGAGCTGTTCGTATTCGACGCGCTGCCGATGGCCGAGCGGTGGCTGACGGTCGAGACGCCGCGGGCGGAGGAGTTCGCGCCGCTGAAGAACGCCACCGGCCCCGACTCGCCCGAGACGGTGCGCGCCGCGCTGATCGCGCTACACGCCGGCTGGCTGGAGGCGGCCGGCGTGACGACGCACGGCCACGCGGTCGAGGTGTCGCCGCTGCTGGCGCTTGACGCGGCCGAGCTGCGCTCGAAGATTCCCCCTGGCCTCGCCGTCACCGGCCCGACCCACCTGCGCTAA
- a CDS encoding mannose-1-phosphate guanylyltransferase → MLHAMIMAGGGGTRFWPRSRDRRPKQFLSFAGDRTLLQETVDRISAQVPPERTWVLTGDAYVADSAAQLPELPASHVIGEPARRDTAACVGLGAAIIAKDDPDATIIVMPADHVIEPVAEFHRAVHAAEQLANENPTSLLTFGIPPTFPSTGYGYIELAGGAGTRQGVQASKVAAFVEKPDDATAERYVVGGRHLWNAGIFVWKPAAVLGELRANKPTLHDTVQRIAAAWGTPDFDRVFRAEYAAAEKVSIDYAVMQDAGKAGKVLVLHAPYQWDDVGSWLALERRNPQDAARNTVQGLHVGVETGGCVIVSDAGHLVGTLGVTDLIIIQNGDATLVASKDREGEVKKLVDAIRARGLERYL, encoded by the coding sequence ATGCTCCACGCGATGATCATGGCCGGCGGCGGCGGCACCCGGTTCTGGCCGCGCAGCCGCGACCGCCGGCCCAAACAGTTCCTCTCCTTCGCCGGCGACCGCACCCTGCTGCAGGAAACGGTCGATCGCATCTCGGCGCAAGTGCCGCCTGAACGAACGTGGGTCCTCACCGGCGACGCCTACGTCGCCGACAGCGCGGCGCAGCTGCCGGAACTGCCGGCGAGCCACGTCATCGGCGAGCCGGCCCGCCGCGACACCGCCGCGTGCGTCGGCCTCGGCGCGGCGATCATCGCGAAGGACGACCCGGACGCGACCATCATCGTGATGCCGGCCGACCACGTCATCGAGCCCGTCGCCGAGTTCCACCGCGCCGTCCACGCCGCGGAGCAGCTGGCGAACGAGAACCCCACGTCGCTGCTGACGTTCGGCATCCCGCCGACGTTCCCCAGCACCGGCTACGGCTACATCGAACTCGCCGGCGGCGCGGGCACGCGGCAGGGCGTGCAGGCGTCGAAGGTGGCGGCGTTCGTCGAGAAGCCGGACGATGCGACGGCCGAGAGGTACGTCGTGGGCGGCCGGCACCTGTGGAACGCCGGCATCTTCGTGTGGAAGCCCGCGGCCGTGCTCGGCGAGCTGAGGGCGAACAAGCCGACGCTGCACGACACGGTACAGCGCATCGCCGCGGCGTGGGGCACGCCCGACTTCGACCGCGTGTTCCGCGCCGAGTACGCCGCCGCCGAGAAGGTGAGCATCGACTACGCGGTGATGCAGGACGCGGGAAAGGCCGGCAAGGTGCTGGTGCTCCACGCCCCGTACCAGTGGGACGACGTGGGGAGCTGGCTGGCGCTGGAGCGTCGCAACCCGCAGGACGCGGCGCGGAACACCGTACAGGGGCTGCACGTCGGCGTCGAGACGGGCGGCTGCGTGATCGTGTCGGACGCCGGGCACCTCGTCGGCACGCTGGGGGTGACGGATTTGATCATCATCCAGAACGGCGACGCGACGCTGGTGGCGTCGAAGGACCGTGAGGGCGAGGTGAAGAAGCTGGTGGACGCGATCCGCGCCCGCGGCCTGGAGCGCTACCTGTGA
- the ruvX gene encoding Holliday junction resolvase RuvX, whose amino-acid sequence MTGGLRDSGTQGLRDSGTEEAGSTSVPASLSPPVPKSPGRLLGFDPGTVRIGLAVSDPDRLVASPLETYVVRGPALDGPYFAKLVAAERVVGVVVGLPLHTGGEEGIKAKESRVFGAWLAGVTGLPVVWWDERCTTAAAEDFLRLAKLNPKQRKERRDRVAAQLILQGYLDAGCPPEGTVVTPPEPAP is encoded by the coding sequence GTGACTGGGGGACTCAGGGACTCAGGGACTCAGGGACTCAGGGACTCAGGGACGGAGGAAGCGGGCTCGACTTCCGTCCCTGCGTCCCTGAGTCCCCCCGTCCCAAAGTCCCCGGGACGACTCCTGGGCTTCGACCCCGGCACCGTCCGGATCGGGCTGGCCGTGTCCGACCCCGACCGGCTCGTCGCGTCGCCGCTGGAGACGTACGTCGTCCGCGGGCCGGCGCTGGACGGACCGTACTTCGCCAAACTGGTCGCCGCCGAGCGGGTGGTGGGGGTGGTGGTCGGGCTACCACTCCACACGGGCGGCGAGGAGGGGATCAAGGCGAAGGAGTCGCGCGTGTTCGGCGCGTGGCTCGCGGGCGTGACCGGCCTTCCGGTGGTGTGGTGGGACGAGCGCTGCACGACGGCCGCGGCCGAGGACTTCCTGCGGCTGGCGAAGCTGAACCCGAAGCAGCGGAAGGAGCGCCGCGACCGCGTGGCGGCGCAGCTAATCCTGCAAGGCTACCTCGACGCCGGCTGCCCGCCGGAAGGGACCGTGGTCACGCCCCCGGAGCCGGCCCCGTAA